In Methanosphaera sp. ISO3-F5, a genomic segment contains:
- a CDS encoding respiratory chain complex I subunit 1 family protein, translated as MDLLTSIIYVVVTFIIAGFVALWLPGIEKKSEARVQQRIGPQLTSPGIYTTLKFFYKKALKPSAVMPRVYNALPIVTLIVVAALFLILMPPVMAAWGPFASIVAVVGLLKVEEVLYLFMSSFSQSLMSKTMPFPDQAKGGKHRGAKQSFLETISANRSLRLVSFGSLPFYIALFIPVIMAGSIDLIEIVRFQQVNGAFLFTLPGIIGSIVFFIGFLIILNSNPFAYLEGHSDVIQGPIMEYMSKSRAIYTMAHASLIFVGACIYSTLFLGMPPFFALNPLNISIIIPIICSIIITMAIAVTSAFAPLFTNREFYPTVIATSMIAVVGVVTAVLTTVLL; from the coding sequence ATGGATTTATTAACATCAATCATTTATGTAGTCGTTACTTTCATAATTGCTGGTTTCGTAGCTTTATGGTTACCAGGTATTGAAAAGAAATCAGAAGCTAGGGTACAACAAAGGATTGGACCTCAACTTACTAGTCCTGGTATATACACTACATTAAAGTTCTTTTATAAAAAAGCTTTAAAACCATCAGCAGTTATGCCAAGAGTATACAACGCATTACCTATTGTAACATTGATTGTAGTAGCAGCATTATTCCTTATATTAATGCCTCCTGTAATGGCAGCATGGGGTCCATTTGCTAGTATAGTAGCAGTTGTAGGTTTATTAAAAGTGGAAGAAGTATTATATTTATTCATGAGTTCATTCTCACAGTCACTTATGTCTAAAACAATGCCTTTCCCTGACCAAGCAAAAGGTGGAAAACATAGAGGTGCTAAACAATCATTCTTAGAAACAATAAGTGCAAATAGGTCATTAAGACTTGTTTCATTTGGTAGTTTACCATTCTATATAGCATTATTTATACCTGTAATAATGGCTGGAAGTATTGACTTAATTGAAATCGTAAGATTCCAACAAGTTAACGGTGCTTTCTTATTCACTCTACCAGGTATAATTGGTTCAATAGTATTCTTCATAGGATTCTTAATTATATTAAATTCAAATCCTTTCGCATACTTGGAAGGTCACTCTGATGTAATTCAAGGTCCTATTATGGAATATATGTCAAAATCAAGAGCAATTTATACAATGGCTCACGCTTCCTTAATATTTGTTGGAGCATGTATTTATTCAACATTATTCTTAGGTATGCCACCATTCTTTGCTCTAAATCCTTTGAATATTTCAATAATAATACCTATTATTTGTTCAATTATCATCACAATGGCAATTGCTGTAACCAGTGCTTTCGCACCATTATTCACTAACCGTGAATTCTATCCTACAGTCATTGCTACAAGTATGATCGCAGTAGTGGGAGTTGTAACAGCTGTTTTAACAACTGTATTATTATAA
- a CDS encoding nickel-dependent hydrogenase large subunit yields the protein MVTKIDGATTCNEVERQVFETEIDMGTVHPAALEPYRVRLFVEDEIVKDAEITVGLNHRGIERIMEGLPVEKANALTEKVCGICSNGHIFNSCRAGEGALGIEIPERARYLRVLAQELERLHSHMLYLGHGSEVLNHETFAMRIFYIRESVMELLYMMGGNRVQYGISVLGGVRPRADLNLKEQQRILDVMDYIDEKVGDFAERFVSDPMVMHRIVGTGQLSQKQALDLHVTGPTLRATGYEYDYRTKMPEYEGIEFDVITQDGGDVAANILMRATEIFEATKIIRQVIRDLPKGPVVNRDWEMVDSPVYKSYIEVPRGVCYHSYGLEDGKVRHSIIRTPSMSNIGAMQESCIGHPVQDAQLAIVSCDPCFTCTDRAIQIIKL from the coding sequence ATGGTTACAAAAATAGATGGAGCAACAACTTGTAACGAAGTAGAAAGACAAGTTTTTGAAACAGAAATCGATATGGGTACAGTACATCCAGCAGCATTAGAACCTTACAGAGTAAGACTATTCGTAGAAGACGAAATAGTTAAGGATGCTGAGATTACTGTAGGTTTAAACCATAGAGGTATTGAAAGAATCATGGAAGGATTACCAGTAGAAAAAGCAAATGCTTTAACAGAAAAAGTATGTGGTATCTGTTCAAATGGACACATATTCAACTCATGTCGTGCTGGTGAAGGTGCACTCGGTATAGAAATACCTGAAAGAGCAAGATACTTAAGAGTATTAGCTCAGGAACTTGAAAGACTTCACAGTCACATGCTTTACTTAGGACACGGTTCCGAAGTATTAAACCATGAAACATTCGCAATGAGAATTTTCTACATCAGGGAATCTGTAATGGAACTATTATACATGATGGGTGGAAACAGGGTACAATACGGTATATCTGTACTCGGTGGAGTAAGACCTAGAGCAGACTTAAACTTAAAAGAACAACAAAGAATTCTTGATGTAATGGATTACATCGATGAAAAAGTTGGAGACTTTGCTGAAAGGTTTGTTTCAGACCCTATGGTAATGCACCGTATTGTTGGTACAGGTCAATTATCACAAAAACAAGCATTAGATTTACATGTTACCGGACCAACATTAAGGGCAACAGGATACGAATATGATTACAGAACAAAAATGCCAGAATATGAAGGCATTGAATTTGATGTAATAACTCAAGATGGTGGAGACGTAGCAGCTAACATTTTAATGAGAGCTACAGAAATCTTTGAAGCAACTAAAATTATTAGACAAGTTATCAGAGACTTACCTAAAGGACCTGTTGTAAATAGGGATTGGGAAATGGTTGACTCTCCAGTATATAAAAGTTACATAGAAGTACCTCGTGGTGTATGTTACCATTCATATGGTTTAGAAGATGGAAAAGTAAGACACAGTATTATAAGAACACCATCAATGTCTAACATTGGTGCTATGCAAGAATCATGTATTGGTCACCCAGTACAGGATGCTCAGCTTGCAATCGTTTCTTGTGATCCATGTTTCACTTGTACTGATAGAGCTATACAAATAATTAAATTATAG
- a CDS encoding 4Fe-4S dicluster domain-containing protein, translated as MSLGKIFLNGIYTNLKRLIFASDRVTDMQFRNDVLTGNVKPAPLVAEVECIGCGGCSNVCPTKAIVMTPIEPVEIADGIVKTAVPEINELDCVHCYHCHDFCPIFALFGVAATIHPNHVGNKCSKDVNSMLLDPSEIPDAKIKYIAQYLTDDSIIQKRKEMNEKLKAQEESAADSSEAVEE; from the coding sequence ATGAGTTTAGGAAAAATATTTTTAAATGGAATTTATACCAACCTCAAAAGATTAATCTTTGCAAGTGACCGTGTAACTGACATGCAATTCCGTAACGATGTATTAACCGGAAATGTTAAACCAGCACCTTTAGTTGCAGAAGTTGAATGTATTGGTTGTGGTGGATGTTCAAATGTATGTCCTACAAAAGCTATTGTAATGACTCCAATAGAACCAGTAGAAATTGCAGACGGAATAGTTAAAACAGCAGTACCAGAAATCAATGAACTTGATTGTGTTCACTGTTACCACTGTCACGATTTCTGTCCTATCTTCGCATTATTTGGAGTAGCAGCAACAATACATCCAAATCACGTTGGTAATAAATGTAGTAAAGATGTAAACAGTATGCTTTTGGATCCTAGTGAAATACCAGATGCAAAAATTAAATATATCGCACAATATTTAACTGATGATTCAATTATCCAAAAGAGAAAAGAAATGAACGAAAAACTAAAAGCTCAAGAAGAATCAGCAGCTGATTCAAGTGAAGCTGTAGAGGAATAA
- a CDS encoding 4Fe-4S binding protein, with protein MFLSNPGKCDGSGDCVDACPTDAIKLVDGKVVSCITCGKCERVCPNKAIFKNKFGGYVVDRTKCNLCGMCINVCPVDVITVKDGKIMGMCSNCGVCVPACKNDARMPAPKKAVPTEKDSASRLYVGTIHEDCIECGRCAYFCPSNSIKFSYIEPGVCTKCDLCIDVCPRDAIGPVEEGGPYKVDMGKCALCYKCLIECPNDAITAKHLQLEINQPEYDVENDTRMIACVDCELCADACPTEALQIVNKRIRFDVDLCTLCGNENGEAACATDFEHAPCTNACPQGVLEFVPDSKITLEGVCVMCGGCVSECKYDARKFASATWNGEVAPQCLKCGICEEVCPKDAITVTDDGVNVNFDKCVLCEKCAMHCPVSAIPKTTPLKMKISSGYSMINNNLCVGCNRCVDACVFKAITADEEGNLNINQDRCIYCGACKTACPARAIKIQRDFEAQI; from the coding sequence ATGTTTTTATCAAATCCAGGAAAATGTGATGGCTCAGGTGATTGTGTAGATGCTTGCCCTACTGATGCAATAAAATTAGTAGACGGAAAAGTAGTTAGCTGTATAACTTGTGGAAAATGTGAACGTGTATGTCCAAACAAAGCTATATTTAAAAACAAGTTTGGTGGTTATGTAGTAGACAGAACTAAATGTAACTTATGTGGAATGTGTATCAACGTTTGTCCAGTAGATGTAATTACAGTTAAAGATGGAAAAATCATGGGAATGTGTTCCAACTGTGGAGTATGTGTACCAGCATGTAAAAACGATGCAAGAATGCCAGCACCTAAAAAGGCAGTACCAACAGAAAAAGACTCTGCAAGCAGACTATACGTGGGAACCATCCATGAAGACTGTATAGAATGTGGAAGATGTGCATACTTCTGTCCATCAAATTCAATTAAATTCTCATACATAGAACCAGGTGTCTGTACAAAATGTGACTTATGTATAGATGTCTGTCCAAGAGACGCAATAGGACCAGTAGAAGAAGGCGGCCCATACAAAGTCGACATGGGAAAATGTGCATTATGTTACAAATGTCTAATTGAATGTCCAAACGATGCAATCACAGCAAAACACTTACAACTTGAAATCAATCAACCAGAATATGACGTTGAAAATGATACAAGAATGATAGCATGTGTAGACTGTGAACTATGTGCAGACGCATGTCCAACAGAAGCATTACAAATAGTTAACAAAAGAATCAGATTCGATGTTGACTTATGCACACTATGCGGAAACGAAAACGGAGAAGCAGCATGTGCAACAGACTTCGAACACGCACCATGTACAAACGCATGTCCTCAAGGCGTACTAGAATTCGTACCAGATTCTAAAATTACACTTGAAGGAGTATGTGTAATGTGTGGAGGATGTGTAAGCGAATGTAAATACGATGCACGTAAATTTGCAAGCGCTACATGGAACGGTGAAGTTGCACCACAATGTCTAAAATGTGGAATATGTGAAGAAGTATGTCCAAAAGATGCAATTACTGTAACCGATGACGGAGTAAATGTAAACTTTGACAAATGTGTACTTTGTGAAAAATGTGCAATGCACTGCCCTGTAAGTGCAATACCAAAAACCACACCACTTAAAATGAAAATTTCAAGTGGATACTCAATGATAAACAACAACTTATGTGTTGGCTGTAATCGTTGTGTAGATGCATGTGTATTCAAAGCAATCACTGCTGACGAAGAAGGTAACCTGAATATTAACCAGGACAGATGTATCTACTGTGGAGCTTGTAAGACTGCATGTCCAGCAAGAGCAATTAAAATACAAAGAGATTTCGAGGCACAAATATGA
- a CDS encoding MnhB domain-containing protein codes for MTMMSDLLKLIAYPVSFIMMGYGIMTILGGHITPGGGFQGGAMMASGAILCILAYGLKDNPFNLSHARMSLVESCGALLYICLGLVGLFAGGSFLYNVGTNIYGLVPAGLQSMLNYPDALHAGIIPYLNIAIGVKVFIGLTTLVILFYGVTKFAGDYIDNEEID; via the coding sequence GTGACGATGATGAGTGATCTTCTTAAATTAATCGCATACCCCGTATCATTTATTATGATGGGCTATGGTATAATGACAATACTCGGTGGTCACATAACACCTGGTGGAGGTTTCCAAGGTGGAGCTATGATGGCTTCTGGAGCAATATTATGTATACTTGCTTACGGACTAAAAGATAATCCATTCAACTTATCCCACGCAAGAATGTCCCTAGTGGAAAGTTGCGGAGCATTACTTTACATATGCCTAGGATTAGTAGGATTATTTGCTGGTGGCTCATTCCTTTACAATGTAGGTACAAACATTTACGGATTAGTACCAGCAGGATTACAATCTATGTTAAACTATCCTGACGCATTACACGCAGGAATAATCCCATACCTTAACATCGCAATCGGTGTAAAAGTATTTATCGGATTAACAACTTTAGTAATACTCTTCTACGGAGTAACTAAATTTGCAGGAGATTACATAGATAACGAGGAAATTGATTAG
- a CDS encoding EhbH produces the protein MQASIRDIALILAIAAFSAIFLNSMVNFSGMIFPGINYIYQGLGVSIAPNLVTNIVFDFRGFDTLGEAFILVSAVVTTMLVFGRGKVNLGGDDDE, from the coding sequence ATGCAGGCTTCAATAAGAGACATAGCACTAATATTAGCTATAGCAGCATTCTCAGCAATATTCTTAAACTCAATGGTTAACTTCAGTGGAATGATCTTCCCTGGTATCAACTACATATACCAAGGACTTGGTGTATCAATAGCACCAAACCTAGTAACAAACATTGTATTCGATTTCAGAGGATTCGATACCCTTGGAGAAGCATTTATCTTAGTAAGTGCAGTAGTAACCACAATGTTAGTATTCGGCAGAGGAAAAGTAAACCTTGGAGGTGACGATGATGAGTGA
- a CDS encoding energy-converting hydrogenase B subunit G, EhbG, whose product MYDKFVETLKSTFGQDPEKTLVNGSKTSSILSAELVLMASLLIAALTIRLVSPALMIVVVVALMLLFMFATPIMPKLYKEHSDDFNNMMFYAVLTLAIFAIVFYWGVF is encoded by the coding sequence ATGTACGACAAATTCGTAGAAACTTTAAAAAGTACATTTGGGCAAGATCCAGAAAAAACATTAGTAAACGGATCAAAAACATCATCAATCCTGTCTGCAGAATTAGTGTTAATGGCATCCTTACTAATAGCTGCATTAACAATAAGACTTGTCAGTCCAGCATTAATGATTGTTGTAGTAGTAGCATTAATGTTATTATTCATGTTCGCAACACCAATAATGCCTAAATTGTACAAAGAACATAGTGATGATTTCAACAACATGATGTTCTACGCAGTATTAACATTAGCAATATTTGCAATAGTATTCTACTGGGGGGTATTCTAG
- the ehbF gene encoding energy conserving hydrogenase EhbF — MDGTIFIPLMVIIPIICAVLVNLLHEHSGVTKFFGYIGAICLPIIPIIAVYGNHFFGGYKPLINGGLTATIPSAINTLITGKGAFLQLFHPAITYAFGPGQQVILFILGLVAMCAVFISIAETKKTSGVYLYMLFMLSAALMAFVLTDDIFNLYVFFEIAALVQVGLILVSRVKGNYETGLKYMLLGEVGGSFMLLGIALILGLTGNVNITDIVMMIHSGLVDPTNPVLLFAAGMLIYGWLYATGLPPFNAIKSEIYSKGLPSGSMLLQSFSVIACIAIGLVIIRIFGYLPTAQMAMLAVSVVAMILGICMAMVQDDYKRIIAYLAVGELGYIGVGIGLATPLSITAGLFQAVNELVVTSFLFIGFGLVLYKTRTSKISKLGGLLPTMPTAALLTVLAGFAMAGVPPFNVFQSKYLLCQAAIAAGIPELAVIMIILSIVTFLAFLKMAYAIFLREKPDDLEISSAPIPKTTVAVMVVFLIVCLIIGLFPGLVVNRLGVLALTAFAL, encoded by the coding sequence ATGGATGGAACAATATTTATACCATTAATGGTAATTATTCCAATAATATGTGCTGTATTAGTAAACTTATTACATGAGCACAGCGGTGTTACCAAATTTTTCGGATACATTGGAGCAATATGTCTACCAATAATTCCAATAATCGCAGTATACGGAAACCACTTCTTTGGTGGATACAAACCTCTAATAAACGGTGGATTAACAGCAACAATACCAAGTGCAATAAACACCTTAATAACAGGTAAAGGAGCATTCCTTCAATTATTCCACCCAGCAATTACATACGCATTCGGTCCAGGACAACAAGTAATACTCTTCATACTAGGACTAGTAGCAATGTGTGCAGTATTCATATCAATTGCTGAAACAAAGAAAACATCCGGTGTATACTTATACATGTTATTCATGCTATCAGCAGCATTAATGGCATTCGTATTAACAGACGATATATTCAACTTATACGTATTCTTTGAAATTGCAGCATTAGTACAAGTAGGACTTATACTAGTATCAAGAGTAAAAGGAAACTATGAAACTGGTTTAAAATACATGTTACTTGGAGAAGTTGGAGGATCCTTCATGCTCTTAGGTATAGCATTAATCCTCGGATTAACAGGTAACGTAAACATTACCGATATAGTAATGATGATACACAGTGGACTCGTAGACCCTACAAACCCAGTATTATTATTTGCAGCAGGTATGTTAATTTATGGATGGTTATACGCAACAGGATTACCACCATTCAACGCAATTAAATCAGAAATCTATTCAAAAGGATTACCTAGCGGATCAATGTTATTACAATCATTCTCCGTAATAGCATGTATCGCAATAGGATTAGTAATCATAAGAATCTTCGGATACTTACCTACAGCACAAATGGCAATGCTCGCAGTAAGCGTAGTTGCAATGATCTTAGGTATATGTATGGCTATGGTACAAGATGACTACAAACGTATCATCGCATACTTAGCAGTAGGAGAACTCGGTTACATAGGAGTAGGTATTGGATTAGCAACACCACTCAGTATTACAGCAGGATTATTCCAAGCAGTAAACGAATTAGTAGTAACTTCATTCCTATTCATAGGATTCGGATTAGTATTATACAAAACCAGAACAAGTAAAATTAGTAAACTTGGTGGATTATTACCAACCATGCCAACAGCAGCATTACTAACAGTACTTGCAGGATTCGCAATGGCAGGAGTACCTCCATTCAACGTATTCCAAAGTAAATACTTATTATGTCAAGCAGCAATCGCAGCAGGAATCCCAGAATTAGCAGTAATAATGATAATATTAAGTATTGTAACATTCCTCGCATTCCTCAAAATGGCATACGCAATATTCCTCAGAGAAAAACCTGACGATCTAGAAATATCATCTGCACCAATACCAAAAACAACAGTAGCAGTAATGGTAGTGTTCTTAATCGTATGTTTAATCATAGGTCTCTTCCCTGGTTTAGTAGTAAATAGATTAGGTGTATTAGCACTAACAGCATTTGCATTATAG
- a CDS encoding cation:proton antiporter subunit C: MAVEIVQLGALLTAALLMIIGLIALVYLDNVLKKIIGAAFIGDGVNLLLIALGYRANGIPYMFLQNMDVNSFLGQASYPLPFALVLTSIVIGASTLAVMLALSVVLYKRHGTLSATALLNDKKLGEENNE, encoded by the coding sequence ATGGCAGTAGAAATTGTTCAATTAGGTGCATTACTCACAGCAGCACTTTTAATGATTATCGGATTAATAGCATTAGTCTACCTAGACAATGTTCTTAAGAAAATTATAGGAGCAGCATTTATTGGAGACGGTGTAAACCTATTATTAATCGCATTAGGTTACAGAGCAAACGGAATTCCATATATGTTCTTACAAAATATGGATGTAAACAGCTTTTTAGGTCAAGCATCATATCCATTACCATTTGCATTAGTACTTACCAGTATCGTAATTGGTGCAAGTACACTTGCAGTAATGCTAGCACTTTCTGTAGTTTTATACAAAAGACATGGAACACTTAGTGCGACCGCTCTTTTAAACGATAAAAAATTAGGAGAGGAAAACAATGAATAG
- a CDS encoding DUF4040 domain-containing protein — MIDVNILVQNAVPIALYVFAILGAIVCLIQKDLLKMAVLTSVTGFAIAAIHQILLAPDVALTQAVVGAAIVPTLVGLSVLKTREPPVTDEVEGDS, encoded by the coding sequence ATGATAGATGTAAATATTTTAGTACAAAATGCTGTACCTATCGCATTATATGTTTTCGCAATATTAGGAGCTATTGTATGTTTAATACAAAAAGATTTACTTAAAATGGCAGTTTTAACCAGTGTAACTGGATTTGCAATAGCAGCTATTCATCAAATATTATTAGCTCCAGATGTAGCATTAACACAAGCTGTAGTAGGAGCAGCTATCGTCCCAACACTAGTTGGTCTTTCAGTATTAAAAACTAGAGAACCTCCTGTAACCGATGAAGTGGAAGGTGATTCCTAA
- a CDS encoding cation:proton antiporter (subunit G of antiporter complex involved in resistance to high concentrations of Na+, K+, Li+ and/or alkali), whose amino-acid sequence MADAGLSLSLTMGDPISIILGIVFIILGIIVLITAKGLLSNTDDALQYAVFGRLEILGIVDMVSVLILILIGEPALGVVYFILAPFATHAIASGHYRGEQGEH is encoded by the coding sequence ATGGCAGATGCAGGATTAAGTCTTTCCTTAACTATGGGTGATCCAATTTCAATCATTTTAGGAATAGTCTTTATTATACTAGGTATTATCGTATTAATTACCGCAAAAGGATTATTATCAAATACAGATGATGCATTACAATACGCTGTATTTGGAAGATTAGAAATTTTAGGTATAGTTGATATGGTCAGTGTATTAATCTTAATATTAATTGGAGAACCAGCATTAGGAGTAGTATACTTTATACTAGCACCATTCGCAACACACGCTATAGCAAGTGGACATTACCGTGGAGAACAAGGAGAGCATTAA
- a CDS encoding Na+/H+ antiporter subunit E — MFLSRIIYGIEFFVRLVVEIIKAVLSTASCCLKGEVDPVVVEIIPDLKRPVSLAILSNTITLTPGTITIDMNQETGVLTVSALTPRSREDIIPLESTIKKMLE, encoded by the coding sequence ATGTTTTTAAGTAGAATAATCTACGGAATTGAATTTTTCGTAAGATTAGTAGTCGAAATAATTAAGGCAGTACTAAGCACTGCTAGTTGCTGTCTCAAGGGTGAAGTAGATCCTGTGGTAGTGGAGATCATACCAGACCTTAAACGTCCAGTATCTCTTGCAATACTATCCAACACAATCACCTTAACACCTGGTACAATCACAATTGATATGAACCAAGAAACTGGTGTATTAACAGTATCTGCATTAACTCCTCGTTCACGTGAGGACATCATACCTCTTGAGTCAACAATTAAGAAAATGTTAGAATAA
- a CDS encoding metal-dependent hydrolase, with translation MPSYKTHALAGIILALPFIPSFFYLFFALIGASIPDMDHKHNKYKVNSMFLVGIIISLLLFILQGSVLSGLIIILLAVTFYYSKHRGLTHSLIGVTVICFLFLFMMMGFLPVVISLADYANYVMPNNLAIFVMLSLLGYFVVSRRVLTYYEILLAVCLFLAPVNISVIDWRLIFIMLFLGASSHLILDLMTPSGLAVFWPLSDREYHRGLAFVFIGIWLFLAVAYVNEFGHILFTFRPFLNYII, from the coding sequence ATGCCATCATACAAGACTCATGCATTAGCTGGAATTATTTTAGCATTACCGTTTATTCCAAGCTTCTTTTATTTGTTTTTTGCACTTATTGGTGCTTCTATTCCTGATATGGATCATAAGCATAATAAGTATAAGGTTAATTCTATGTTCCTTGTTGGTATAATAATTTCATTGTTGCTTTTTATTCTTCAAGGTTCGGTATTGTCTGGTTTAATCATAATATTGCTTGCTGTTACTTTTTATTATTCTAAGCATAGGGGTTTAACTCATTCGCTGATTGGTGTGACGGTCATATGTTTTCTTTTCTTGTTTATGATGATGGGTTTTCTTCCCGTGGTTATTAGTTTGGCGGATTATGCTAATTATGTGATGCCTAATAATCTTGCCATTTTTGTGATGTTGTCACTTCTTGGTTATTTTGTGGTCAGTAGGAGGGTTCTTACTTATTATGAGATATTGTTGGCGGTTTGTCTTTTCCTGGCACCTGTTAATATTAGTGTTATTGATTGGAGGTTAATATTTATTATGTTGTTTCTTGGTGCTTCCAGTCATCTTATATTGGATTTGATGACTCCGTCTGGTCTTGCAGTTTTCTGGCCATTATCTGACAGGGAGTATCATAGGGGTTTGGCTTTTGTTTTTATTGGCATATGGCTGTTTTTGGCAGTTGCTTATGTGAATGAGTTTGGTCATATACTGTTTACTTTCCGGCCTTTCCTCAATTATATCATTTAA